The window GTTCGTCGCGCAGGCCACGGCAAGCCTGGAGCCGCAATGGTTCACCCTCGCCCCCATCGACTCGATCAAAAAAGTGTTGGCCAAGGCCGACTGGCAAGCCGACGACGTGGACGTGTGGGAGATCAACGAGGCCTTCTCGGTGGTTTCGCTCAAAACCAACGACGACCTCGGTCTCGATCCGGACAAAGTGGACCTTCACGGTGGCGCAGTCGCGATCGGGCACCCCATCGGCGCCTCCGGAACGCGTATCCTGCTCACGCTGCTCAACATTATGCAACGCAATCCCGAAATGAAACGCGGCGCCGCCAGCCTGTGTATCGGCGGCGGCGAAGCCATCGCAATGCTCTTTGAAAAAGTCGAATAAAGGAGGCAGGTATGGCTTACAAAAATATTCTGCTGGAAATCGAAGCCGGAGTGGCCGTGGTGATCATCAATCGGCCGCACGCACTCAACGCGCTCAACAGCGCGACGATCAAGGAACTGCAAAGTGCCTTCGATAAGATCATCAAGGACAAGGCGGTGCGCGCCGTGGTGCTGACCGGCGCCGGTGAAAAAGCCTTTGTGGCCGGAGCCGACATCAGCGAGATGGCCAAATACAATCCATTGAAAGCCAATCTTTTCGCAGCGTTGGGCCAACAACTCACGCTGACGATCGAAAATTGCCCGAAGCCGGTCATCGCTGCGGTAAACGGCTTCGCCCTGGGCGGCGGCACGGAACTGGCAATGGCCTGCGATTTCATCTACGCCTCGGCCAACGCCAAATTCGGCCAGCCGGAAATCATGTTGGGCATCATCCCGGGCTTCGGCGGCACGCAGCGCTTGCCGCGCCTGGTCGGCAAAGCCAGGGCCAAAGAGCTGGTGCTCACCGGTGACAGGATCGACGCGGAGGAAGCTCGGCGCATCGGATTGATCAACAAAATTTTCCCCGCGGAGATGTTGTTGGACGAAGCGAAGAAAACGGCGCGGCGCATCGCCGCATTCAGTCGTCCGGCCGTGCAGGCGGCGATTGATGCCATCAACAAGGGCGTGGACGTGGACTTGCCCAACGCCCTATTCCTGGAACGCCAGGCTTTCGCGATTCTCTGCTCGACGAAGGATCAAAAAGAAGGCATGAAAGCGTTTCTGGAAAAGCGTAAACCGGATTTCAAGGACAAATAAAGGAGCCCGTCCATGCACTTTGAATTCAACGATGAATGCCGCGCTTTGCAGGACATGGTGAGGGATTTCGCCGAAAAGGAACTGAAACCCAACGCCGCTGAGTGGGATGAAAAGCACGAGTTTCCCGTCGACGTCGTCAAAAAGATGGGCGAACTGGGCCTGATGGGTGTGCCCTACGACGTCGAATACAACGGCGCCGGCATGGACTATCTCGCCTACGCCATCGTGGTCGAAGAACTCTCGCGGGGCTGCGGGGGCACGGGCGTGATTTGCTCGGCCCACACGAGCCTGGCGTGCGACCCGATCTAC is drawn from Candidatus Lernaella stagnicola and contains these coding sequences:
- a CDS encoding enoyl-CoA hydratase-related protein, with amino-acid sequence MAYKNILLEIEAGVAVVIINRPHALNALNSATIKELQSAFDKIIKDKAVRAVVLTGAGEKAFVAGADISEMAKYNPLKANLFAALGQQLTLTIENCPKPVIAAVNGFALGGGTELAMACDFIYASANAKFGQPEIMLGIIPGFGGTQRLPRLVGKARAKELVLTGDRIDAEEARRIGLINKIFPAEMLLDEAKKTARRIAAFSRPAVQAAIDAINKGVDVDLPNALFLERQAFAILCSTKDQKEGMKAFLEKRKPDFKDK